One stretch of Wolbachia endosymbiont of Armadillidium arcangelii DNA includes these proteins:
- a CDS encoding group II intron maturase-specific domain-containing protein: MDNHENVSFTFLGYEFRKRLVRNRKDSSLFVSFTPTVSKESLNKMKKEIRSWKFARRTNLEIEDISRICNPILRGWFNYYGKHHITALDSIIRMFNRKLRKWLQTKYKKLNRHKTKAAKLLERIAKSRPNLFVHWKLSIGLGQ, translated from the coding sequence ATGGATAATCATGAGAATGTGTCATTTACATTTCTTGGATATGAATTTCGAAAAAGACTTGTACGAAATAGAAAAGATAGTAGTCTGTTTGTAAGTTTTACTCCAACTGTAAGTAAAGAAAGCCTGAACAAGATGAAGAAAGAAATTAGAAGCTGGAAATTTGCTAGAAGAACAAACTTGGAAATAGAAGATATATCACGAATATGTAATCCAATCCTGAGAGGGTGGTTTAACTATTACGGGAAGCATCATATAACTGCACTAGATAGCATAATAAGAATGTTTAATAGGAAACTCAGAAAGTGGTTGCAGACAAAGTACAAGAAGCTGAATAGGCATAAGACCAAAGCAGCTAAGTTACTAGAAAGAATCGCAAAGAGTAGACCAAATCTTTTTGTGCACTGGAAATTAAGTATAGGATTAGGGCAATGA
- a CDS encoding DNA-3-methyladenine glycosylase encodes MNNMILPRNFYDRPTLTLAGELLGKTLKFFNFSGIITEVEAYIGMDDPACHAARGYTNRTSVMFGTPGFSYVYFIYGMYYCLNIVTEAEGFPAAVLIRGLKIIEPLEANLGGPGILCKRLNITKEHNKQDLTISHEFCVYESHLKPDYVCTPRIGISKGQEKFWRFKSCALAEMPKITLDNKY; translated from the coding sequence ATGAACAACATGATACTACCGAGAAATTTCTACGACCGGCCAACTTTAACCTTAGCTGGGGAGCTGCTGGGAAAAACGCTAAAATTCTTTAATTTTAGCGGAATAATAACTGAAGTTGAAGCGTATATAGGAATGGATGATCCAGCTTGTCACGCAGCAAGAGGCTATACTAATCGAACCTCAGTAATGTTTGGTACTCCGGGGTTTTCGTACGTATATTTTATATATGGAATGTATTATTGTCTAAATATTGTAACAGAAGCAGAAGGATTCCCAGCAGCAGTGTTAATACGAGGATTAAAGATCATTGAACCGCTTGAAGCAAACTTAGGCGGGCCAGGCATACTGTGCAAAAGATTAAACATTACAAAAGAACATAATAAACAAGACCTTACTATAAGCCACGAATTTTGTGTTTATGAATCTCACCTCAAACCGGATTATGTGTGCACTCCAAGAATCGGAATTAGTAAAGGCCAAGAGAAATTTTGGCGATTTAAAAGTTGCGCTTTAGCAGAAATGCCTAAAATCACACTCGACAATAAATATTAG
- the mraY gene encoding phospho-N-acetylmuramoyl-pentapeptide-transferase, protein MILATKTFFTSFIFGLILFPYFIKLLKKISKDGQPIRSCGPESHLITKKNIPPMGGIIILTSALLPILLWNQLTPEVLLLIFITLFFALLGFIDDYLKLKTNHHRGLSAKTKILIQFVIVLVVMSILKLQSAEDFTKTSLFKEVIIDFGYLYVPFAAFVIVGSSNAANLTDGLDGLAATQVITSFAFLGLIAYITQADVNITLFCIAFIGAILGFLWFNTHPAKIFMGDVGSLSIGAALGLTSVLIKKEMLFAIIGIIFVIETLSVIIQISYFKYTKFKYGEGKRVFLMTPIHHHFEKKGWSENTIIIKFWIISIVCSIFALAFLL, encoded by the coding sequence GTGATCTTAGCTACAAAGACGTTTTTTACCTCATTTATTTTTGGGCTCATTCTTTTTCCTTATTTTATAAAACTTCTAAAAAAGATAAGTAAAGATGGACAACCAATCAGATCATGTGGACCAGAAAGCCATTTAATAACAAAAAAGAATATACCACCTATGGGTGGAATAATAATACTCACTTCTGCTTTATTACCAATCCTGCTTTGGAATCAATTAACACCAGAAGTTTTATTACTGATATTTATAACTCTATTTTTTGCTCTACTTGGATTTATTGATGACTATTTAAAATTGAAGACGAATCACCACAGAGGTTTAAGTGCAAAAACCAAAATACTCATTCAGTTTGTCATCGTTCTGGTTGTTATGTCTATACTTAAACTACAATCTGCTGAAGATTTTACAAAAACTTCCCTATTTAAAGAAGTAATAATCGACTTTGGCTATCTATATGTTCCGTTTGCTGCATTTGTAATTGTCGGCTCTTCTAATGCCGCAAATCTCACAGATGGCCTAGATGGCCTTGCTGCAACTCAAGTCATCACTTCCTTTGCTTTTTTGGGGCTAATTGCATACATAACTCAAGCAGATGTAAATATTACTTTATTCTGCATCGCATTTATAGGAGCCATTTTAGGTTTCTTGTGGTTTAACACACATCCAGCAAAAATATTTATGGGTGATGTTGGAAGCCTATCAATCGGTGCAGCTTTAGGGTTAACTAGTGTCCTAATTAAAAAAGAAATGCTTTTTGCTATTATTGGAATAATCTTTGTAATAGAGACTCTCTCTGTGATTATTCAGATATCATATTTTAAATATACAAAGTTTAAATATGGAGAAGGAAAAAGAGTTTTCCTTATGACACCAATACATCATCACTTTGAAAAGAAAGGGTGGTCAGAAAATACAATAATTATAAAATTTTGGATAATTTCTATTGTTTGTTCGATTTTTGCTTTAGCTTTCTTATTATAG
- a CDS encoding ribonuclease HII, giving the protein MKYPDFTLENTLSGIIAGVDEVGRGPLAGPVVSAAVVFIDRNTIIDGINDSKKLTPKCRQVLYEKITSVAKFGIGMASVEEINSYNILQATKLSMKRALVNLDLELDYVLVDGNQPPEVKWQVKSIVNGDSLSISIAASSIIAKVTRDRLMEELHNKHPKYNWYKNKGYGTKEHLNAISLYGITKHHRKNFAPISRAF; this is encoded by the coding sequence ATGAAATATCCAGATTTTACATTAGAAAATACATTATCAGGCATTATAGCAGGAGTAGATGAAGTTGGAAGAGGTCCGCTTGCTGGTCCAGTGGTATCTGCAGCTGTAGTGTTTATCGATAGAAATACAATTATTGATGGAATCAACGACTCGAAAAAATTGACTCCTAAGTGTAGGCAAGTCCTATATGAAAAAATAACATCTGTTGCAAAATTTGGTATAGGAATGGCAAGCGTAGAAGAAATAAACTCATACAATATCTTGCAAGCAACAAAGCTTTCAATGAAACGTGCACTGGTGAATTTGGATCTAGAATTAGATTATGTGCTAGTTGATGGTAATCAACCACCTGAAGTGAAATGGCAAGTAAAATCTATAGTGAATGGTGATAGTTTGAGTATATCAATTGCCGCTTCTTCAATCATTGCAAAAGTTACAAGAGATCGGCTTATGGAAGAGTTGCACAATAAACATCCCAAATATAACTGGTATAAAAATAAAGGATATGGAACAAAAGAGCACCTTAATGCTATTAGTCTTTATGGAATTACGAAACACCATAGAAAAAATTTTGCACCCATATCTCGGGCATTTTAA
- the virB9 gene encoding P-type conjugative transfer protein VirB9, which translates to MIGLLFAVLLFFCGGDALAKQEPRSIAGDNHIKVMNYNPQAVHKYTGFYGYQSSILFEPGEVIQNLSMGDATGWQLLPQGNRLFIKPIDDIADTNATIITNKRVYYFEFHAEEATGLDDPRLAYEVRFLYPLFNSDEIYSTSNGNILEQASHTIIPDINDIEVIKKGLNFNYSISHVKGSQSITPIKVFDDGKFTYLQFNKINSDLPAVFMVDSAGYESLINFRTVDDYLIIERVSSVFTLRNGSSTVCLFNESMPFKKGK; encoded by the coding sequence ATGATTGGTTTGCTGTTTGCCGTACTGTTGTTCTTTTGTGGTGGTGATGCACTTGCAAAACAGGAGCCACGCTCAATAGCCGGTGATAATCACATAAAGGTAATGAATTATAATCCACAAGCTGTACATAAGTATACGGGTTTTTATGGTTATCAATCCAGTATATTGTTTGAACCAGGGGAAGTAATACAAAATCTTTCAATGGGTGATGCAACCGGTTGGCAACTCCTTCCTCAAGGTAATAGATTATTTATTAAGCCTATAGACGATATTGCCGATACTAATGCAACTATAATTACCAATAAAAGAGTTTATTACTTTGAGTTTCACGCTGAGGAAGCAACTGGATTAGATGATCCAAGATTAGCATATGAAGTAAGGTTTCTTTATCCACTATTCAACAGTGATGAGATTTATTCAACGAGTAACGGTAATATTCTAGAGCAAGCTAGTCATACCATTATTCCTGATATAAATGATATTGAAGTTATAAAGAAGGGCTTAAATTTTAACTATTCAATCTCGCATGTTAAAGGCAGTCAGTCAATAACACCAATCAAGGTTTTTGATGACGGAAAATTTACATATCTACAATTTAATAAAATAAACTCTGATCTCCCGGCAGTTTTTATGGTTGATTCTGCAGGGTATGAGTCTTTGATCAATTTCCGTACAGTTGATGACTATCTGATAATCGAAAGAGTAAGTTCAGTATTTACCTTAAGGAATGGATCAAGTACAGTTTGCCTATTTAATGAAAGCATGCCTTTCAAAAAAGGTAAATGA
- a CDS encoding outer membrane lipid asymmetry maintenance protein MlaD: MQRSNILEITAGSFVLIFTIFLIFFAIDKLSYIKKNYKDCYKIHGLFTDANGVGVGDSVKISGVGVGSITGVSLDKATYIARIDMCISRDIKLPVDSSALITSSGVVGSKFVNITPGADPKLISHGGKIVHTQAEANMGGIMDKIIGMFTK; this comes from the coding sequence ATGCAAAGGTCAAATATACTTGAAATAACTGCTGGGTCATTTGTATTAATTTTCACTATTTTTCTTATCTTCTTTGCCATTGACAAGCTATCTTACATAAAGAAAAATTATAAGGATTGCTATAAAATACATGGCCTTTTTACTGATGCTAACGGTGTAGGAGTCGGCGATAGCGTTAAAATTTCCGGCGTAGGTGTTGGAAGCATAACTGGTGTATCACTTGATAAAGCTACCTACATAGCGCGAATCGATATGTGCATAAGCAGAGATATAAAATTGCCAGTTGATAGCTCAGCTCTAATCACTAGCAGTGGAGTTGTTGGCAGTAAGTTTGTTAATATAACACCTGGCGCAGATCCCAAATTAATTTCACACGGTGGTAAGATAGTGCATACTCAAGCTGAAGCAAATATGGGAGGAATAATGGATAAAATTATTGGTATGTTTACGAAGTGA
- a CDS encoding NADH-ubiquinone oxidoreductase subunit NDUFA12 family protein, giving the protein MLSKIYNAVTNLLRRKGKLIGGGENGNSYYESSKGKRWVTYGNISEPTTISPEWHIWLHYTDNAVPVNNKKRKIPNLTGTKDAYYPNQKVKNYYESWNPNN; this is encoded by the coding sequence ATGTTATCTAAAATTTATAATGCAGTAACAAACCTATTACGAAGAAAAGGTAAACTTATAGGGGGGGGCGAAAACGGAAATTCTTACTATGAATCAAGTAAAGGAAAAAGATGGGTGACATACGGAAATATTTCTGAGCCAACAACAATTTCTCCAGAATGGCATATATGGCTGCATTATACCGATAATGCAGTACCAGTTAACAATAAAAAGAGAAAAATTCCTAATTTAACGGGTACAAAAGATGCATACTACCCAAACCAAAAGGTGAAAAACTACTATGAAAGCTGGAATCCTAATAACTGA